One window of Serinus canaria isolate serCan28SL12 chromosome 3, serCan2020, whole genome shotgun sequence genomic DNA carries:
- the CCR6 gene encoding C-C chemokine receptor type 6 has translation MNFTDPNSTDYPYYSDYASLITPPCSKLEVRNFTKAFLPVAYSLICIIGLFGNIFVVMTFALYERAKSMTDVYLLNMAIADILFVLTLPLWAVNYAADEWLFGDFICKMSRGIYAINFSCGMLLLAFISVDRYIAIVQATKSFKLRARTLAHSKLICLAVWISSILISSPSFLYNESYSFSMNETKEICDHRSARMSESTTLKSLLLWLQVAFGFFIPFIFMVFCYTFIVKSLQQAQNSKRNKAIRVIVLIVAVFLVCQVPYNIVLLITAVNMGKIDKSCDNDKIMAYAKYTTEAIAFLHCCVNPVLYAFIGVKFRSYFVKLMKDLWCKRHKKDYKRSSRTNSDTYHSRQTSEILSDNGSSFTI, from the exons ATGAATTTT ACAGACCCTAATTCTACAGATTACCCCTATTATTCAGACTATGCTTCTCTGATCACGCCACCTTGTTCTAAACTGGAAGTCAGGAACttcacaaaagcatttctgccAGTTGCATACTCGTTGATTTGTATCATTGGCCTCTTTGGTAACATCTTTGTGGTGATGACCTTCGCTTTATATGAAAGAGCCAAGTCCATGACGGATGTGTACCTCCTCAACATGGCCATAGCAGACATCCTCTTTGTTCTTACTCTTCCACTGTGGGCAGTGAATTACGCTGCTGATGAATGGCTTTTTGGTGACTTCATTTGCAAAATGTCTAGAGGTATCTATGCAATCAACTTCAGCTGTGGCATGCTGCTTTTGGCCTTTATCAGCGTGGACAGGTACATTGCTATCGTACAGGCAACAAAGTCCTTTAAACTCAGGGCGAGGACTCTCGCACATAGTAAACTCATTTGTTTGGCTGTGTGGATATCATCGATTTTAATCTCTAGTCCCTCTTTTCTGTACAATGAAAGTTACAGCTTCTCCATGAATGAAACCAAAGAGATTTGTGATCACAGATCTGCCAGAATGTCTGAAAGCACAACGCTGAAATCGCTGCTGCTATGGCTACAAGttgcatttggattttttataCCTTTCATATTCATGGTTTTTTGCTACACCTTCATTGTCAAATCCTTACAGCAAGCTCAGAAttccaaaagaaacaaagcaattcGTGTGATTGTATTAATTGTAGCTGTTTTCCTAGTTTGCCAGGTACCTTATAACATTGTTCTTCTCATAACTGCTGTCAACATGGGCAAGATTGACAAATCTTGTGACAATGACAAGATAATGGCTTATGCAAAATACACCACTGAAGCCATAGCATTTTTACACTGTTGTGTGAACCCTGTGCTCTATGCTTTTATTGGAGTGAAGTTCAGAAGTTATTTTGTGAAGCTAATGAAGGACCTATGGTGCAAGAGACACAAGAAAGATTATAAACGTAGTTCAAGGACAAACTCTGATACTTATCATTCAAGACAGACTAGTGAAATTCTGTCTGACAATGGATCATCTTTTACTATATAA